From the genome of Sulfitobacter sp. DSM 110093, one region includes:
- a CDS encoding GNAT family N-acetyltransferase — MSAQEIEITVVPELAQIGQEDWDACACSEAADGARPRDPFTTYRFLSALERSGSVGPGTGWQPQYLVARIAGQVIAVAPMYAKSHSQGEYIFDHNWAHAYERAGGHYYPKLQIAVPHTPATGKRFLVRPEFEEAGTAALVQGAVQLTDNNALSSLHVTFCTEGEVARAEALGLMSRKSQQFHWHNRDYADFDGFLASLSSRKRKNIRKERAQAQDFGGTIHTFTGDQIEPEHWDAFWQFYQDTGARKWGSPYLTREFFDHAQERLREDIALVLAERDGRWIAGALNFIGAETLFGRYWGCTEHHPFLHFELCYYRAMDFAIAHGLARVEAGAQGEHKLARGYLPSPTWSLHWMRDPGFASAVGEYLQAERDAVDEEISVLTDYGPFKKTTIEEQE, encoded by the coding sequence ATGAGCGCGCAGGAAATCGAGATTACGGTGGTGCCGGAACTGGCACAGATCGGCCAAGAGGATTGGGATGCCTGCGCCTGTTCTGAGGCCGCAGACGGGGCGCGTCCGCGCGATCCTTTCACCACCTATCGATTCCTATCGGCCTTGGAGCGCAGCGGGTCAGTCGGGCCCGGCACGGGCTGGCAGCCACAATATCTGGTGGCGCGGATTGCGGGCCAAGTGATCGCCGTGGCGCCGATGTATGCCAAATCGCACAGCCAAGGCGAATATATCTTCGACCATAACTGGGCACATGCCTATGAGCGGGCGGGCGGGCACTATTACCCGAAACTTCAGATCGCGGTGCCGCATACCCCCGCCACTGGGAAGCGCTTTTTGGTGCGGCCCGAGTTTGAAGAGGCGGGCACCGCAGCGCTGGTTCAAGGCGCGGTGCAACTGACCGACAACAACGCGCTGTCCTCGCTACATGTGACTTTTTGCACCGAGGGCGAAGTCGCGCGGGCCGAAGCTCTGGGCTTGATGAGCCGGAAAAGCCAGCAGTTCCATTGGCACAACCGCGATTATGCCGATTTCGACGGGTTCCTCGCCAGTCTATCCTCGCGCAAGCGCAAGAATATCCGCAAGGAACGCGCTCAGGCGCAGGATTTTGGCGGCACGATCCACACCTTCACTGGCGATCAGATTGAACCCGAACATTGGGACGCTTTCTGGCAGTTCTACCAGGACACCGGCGCGCGGAAATGGGGTTCGCCCTATCTCACGCGGGAATTCTTTGACCACGCGCAGGAACGCCTGCGCGAAGATATTGCGCTGGTGCTGGCCGAACGCGACGGGCGTTGGATTGCCGGGGCGCTGAACTTCATCGGGGCAGAAACGCTCTTTGGCCGCTACTGGGGCTGTACCGAGCATCACCCCTTCCTGCACTTTGAACTGTGCTATTATCGCGCCATGGATTTCGCCATTGCCCATGGGCTTGCCCGTGTCGAGGCGGGCGCGCAGGGCGAACACAAGCTCGCCCGCGGCTATCTGCCGTCACCCACATGGTCGCTGCATTGGATGCGTGATCCGGGCTTTGCCTCTGCCGTGGGGGAGTATCTGCAGGCCGAACGCGACGCCGTGGACGAAGAGATCAGCGTGCTGACCGACTACGGCCCCTTCAAAAAGACGACGATTGAGGAACAAGAATGA
- a CDS encoding 4a-hydroxytetrahydrobiopterin dehydratase yields MTERLSIETRKTLLQPLFNTGWEMVESRDAIHKTFKFNDFADAFGWMTRVAIWAEKWNHHPEWSNVYNRVEVTLITHDVDGLSSLDAKLARKMDGLFGAGKD; encoded by the coding sequence ATGACCGAGAGATTAAGCATCGAGACCCGCAAAACCCTCCTGCAGCCGCTGTTCAATACCGGCTGGGAGATGGTCGAAAGCCGGGATGCGATCCATAAGACGTTCAAGTTCAATGATTTCGCCGATGCCTTTGGCTGGATGACAAGGGTGGCTATTTGGGCGGAAAAATGGAATCACCATCCCGAATGGAGCAACGTTTACAATCGCGTGGAAGTTACGTTGATCACCCATGACGTAGATGGGCTAAGCTCGCTTGATGCGAAACTGGCGCGCAAGATGGATGGTCTCTTTGGGGCCGGGAAAGACTGA
- a CDS encoding mechanosensitive ion channel domain-containing protein has protein sequence MQDLFETELWQGKTIADLLTLEFLASAAGSVIGAIVILLLGWVISSWLQHRVENLGKRNKHLDEMLFEFLASIVRYVVLGFTVLFVLNTFGVKTTSVVAVIGAAGLAIGLALQGTLSNVAAGVMLILFRPIKIGDFVVIAGEMGTVKQINLNYTVLADLSNVQVIVPNSEVWGNVITNYSVNPTRRAEWTFGVGYGANLKTAEEIIRSTITADARAHADPEPFVQVSNLGDSSVDFLVRVWCSADDYFAFKADMTREVKEALDEGGVDIPFPTRTIVQAAAE, from the coding sequence ATGCAAGATTTGTTTGAAACGGAACTGTGGCAGGGCAAGACGATCGCCGATCTGCTGACACTTGAATTCCTTGCCAGCGCGGCAGGGTCGGTGATCGGCGCGATTGTGATCCTGTTGCTGGGGTGGGTCATCTCAAGCTGGCTGCAACACCGTGTCGAAAACCTTGGCAAGCGGAACAAGCACCTCGACGAGATGCTGTTCGAATTTCTGGCCTCTATCGTGCGCTATGTGGTGCTGGGTTTTACGGTTCTGTTCGTGCTCAACACCTTTGGGGTCAAAACGACCTCGGTTGTGGCAGTCATCGGTGCGGCGGGTCTGGCCATCGGTTTGGCTTTGCAGGGCACCCTGTCGAATGTGGCGGCGGGCGTCATGCTGATCTTGTTCCGCCCGATTAAAATCGGTGATTTCGTTGTGATCGCGGGCGAGATGGGCACGGTCAAACAGATCAACCTGAACTACACGGTGCTGGCTGATCTAAGCAACGTGCAGGTCATCGTGCCGAACTCTGAGGTTTGGGGCAATGTGATCACCAACTATTCGGTCAACCCAACCCGCCGCGCGGAATGGACATTTGGCGTGGGCTATGGTGCGAACCTCAAGACCGCGGAAGAGATCATTCGCAGCACGATCACAGCAGACGCGCGCGCGCATGCCGATCCTGAGCCCTTTGTGCAGGTGAGCAACCTTGGCGACAGTTCCGTTGATTTTCTTGTGCGGGTGTGGTGCAGCGCGGATGATTATTTTGCCTTCAAGGCCGATATGACCCGCGAGGTCAAAGAGGCTCTGGATGAGGGCGGTGTCGATATTCCGTTCCCCACGCGTACCATTGTGCAGGCTGCTGCAGAGTAG
- a CDS encoding peroxiredoxin yields the protein MTISQGSTLPDAKLVQMGADGPEPVQMADKLKGRKVVIFAVPGAFTPTCHSAHVPSFVRTKDQFDAKGVDEVICVSCNDPFVMKAWGEATGASEAGITMLADASSEFTRAIGMEFDAAPAGLVARSKRYAMLVEDGKVTLWQPEESPGTCEISGGEALLDNM from the coding sequence ATGACGATTTCTCAAGGTTCTACGCTGCCCGACGCAAAACTGGTTCAGATGGGCGCAGATGGGCCCGAGCCGGTACAGATGGCCGACAAGCTTAAGGGCCGCAAAGTGGTGATATTTGCTGTGCCGGGTGCGTTCACGCCCACCTGCCACTCTGCCCATGTGCCGAGCTTTGTGCGCACCAAGGATCAGTTCGACGCCAAAGGCGTGGATGAGGTGATCTGCGTCTCTTGCAACGACCCTTTCGTGATGAAAGCATGGGGCGAAGCAACCGGCGCGAGTGAGGCCGGGATCACAATGCTGGCCGACGCCAGCAGCGAATTCACCCGCGCCATCGGCATGGAGTTCGACGCGGCCCCTGCCGGGTTGGTCGCACGGTCCAAGCGCTATGCGATGCTGGTCGAAGACGGCAAGGTGACACTATGGCAACCCGAAGAAAGCCCCGGCACCTGCGAGATTTCCGGCGGCGAAGCGCTGCTGGACAATATGTAA
- a CDS encoding FAD/NAD(P)-binding oxidoreductase, translating into MQHVVVIGAGQAGASCVAKLRNGGFDGRITLIGAEPCPPYQRPPLSKGYLLGDMTLERLFLRPEAFYADQGITLKTDCRVTAIDPETRVLTTTDGQIAYDELVLATGSVPRRLPEAIGGALDGVFTVRDLADVDAMAPRFVKGAKILIVGGGYIGLEAAAVAAKLGLEVTLVEMADRILQRVAAPETSDYFRALHEGHGVTLREGVGLDRLLGDTQVTGARLSDGTEIAADFVITGVGIEPDVVLAAAAGIEIENGIKIDAQGRTNMPGIWAAGDCTSFPYRGGRIRLESVPNAIDQAEIVAENILGAGKEYVAKPWFWSDQYDVKLQIAGLNAGYDRVVSRFGDGSASFWYYLGDTLLAVDAANDPRGYMVGKRLIEAGKSPDPALVADPDTDLKALLKA; encoded by the coding sequence ATGCAGCATGTGGTGGTGATCGGAGCCGGGCAGGCGGGAGCCTCTTGCGTGGCGAAACTGCGCAATGGTGGATTTGACGGGCGGATCACCCTGATTGGGGCCGAGCCTTGCCCCCCCTACCAGCGCCCGCCGCTGTCTAAAGGGTATCTACTGGGCGATATGACACTGGAGCGGCTGTTTTTGCGGCCTGAGGCGTTTTATGCCGATCAAGGGATCACGTTGAAGACCGATTGCCGCGTGACCGCGATTGACCCTGAAACGCGCGTTCTTACCACCACAGACGGGCAGATCGCCTATGACGAACTGGTGCTCGCCACTGGATCCGTCCCGCGCCGTCTGCCCGAAGCGATTGGCGGGGCGCTGGATGGCGTCTTTACCGTGCGCGATCTGGCGGATGTGGATGCCATGGCCCCGCGTTTCGTAAAGGGCGCGAAGATATTGATCGTCGGCGGTGGTTATATCGGGCTGGAGGCAGCGGCGGTGGCGGCCAAACTGGGGCTTGAGGTTACACTGGTGGAAATGGCCGACCGCATCCTGCAACGGGTGGCCGCGCCAGAGACCAGTGACTACTTCCGCGCTCTGCATGAAGGCCACGGCGTGACCCTGCGCGAAGGCGTCGGTCTGGATCGTTTGCTGGGCGACACCCAAGTCACCGGCGCGCGCCTCAGCGACGGGACAGAGATCGCTGCCGATTTCGTCATCACCGGTGTGGGCATTGAGCCCGATGTCGTCCTGGCGGCAGCGGCGGGGATCGAGATCGAAAACGGCATCAAGATCGATGCGCAGGGCCGCACGAACATGCCGGGCATCTGGGCGGCGGGGGACTGCACTTCTTTCCCCTATCGCGGCGGGCGCATCCGGTTGGAAAGCGTGCCGAACGCCATTGATCAAGCCGAAATCGTTGCGGAAAACATCCTCGGCGCGGGCAAGGAATATGTCGCCAAGCCGTGGTTCTGGTCAGATCAATATGATGTGAAGCTGCAAATCGCCGGGCTGAACGCAGGCTATGACCGCGTGGTCAGCCGCTTTGGCGACGGCAGCGCGTCCTTCTGGTACTACCTTGGTGACACCCTGCTGGCCGTGGATGCTGCGAACGACCCGCGTGGTTACATGGTGGGTAAACGGTTGATCGAGGCGGGGAAATCGCCTGATCCCGCGCTGGTCGCGGACCCTGATACCGACCTTAAGGCTTTGCTGAAAGCATGA
- the rsmD gene encoding 16S rRNA (guanine(966)-N(2))-methyltransferase RsmD, with translation MRIIAGKYRGRPLAALGKGDAGAHLRPTSDRVRESLFSMLTHHDVIQGARVLDLFAGTGALGFEALSRGANTVCFVENGHTGQRLIAENTRTLGAESETRLMRNDATRLGPWAQPPFDLVFLDPPYGKSMGQKALIAAAAGGWLAPGAMIVWEENTPMHAPEGFARIDTRKYGDTHVTLLQRADGK, from the coding sequence ATGAGGATCATTGCCGGGAAATACCGTGGCCGCCCCCTTGCGGCGCTTGGCAAGGGCGATGCCGGAGCGCATCTGCGCCCGACCTCTGATCGTGTCCGCGAAAGCCTTTTTTCGATGTTGACTCATCACGACGTGATCCAAGGCGCGCGGGTGCTAGATTTGTTCGCAGGCACCGGCGCGCTTGGGTTCGAGGCGCTGTCGCGGGGTGCCAACACGGTTTGTTTCGTCGAGAATGGCCACACCGGGCAGCGGCTGATTGCAGAGAATACCCGCACGCTTGGGGCCGAATCTGAGACGCGATTGATGCGCAACGATGCCACACGGCTGGGGCCATGGGCGCAGCCTCCGTTTGACCTGGTCTTTCTCGATCCGCCCTATGGTAAATCCATGGGGCAGAAAGCGTTGATTGCCGCTGCTGCAGGCGGCTGGCTTGCCCCCGGCGCCATGATCGTTTGGGAGGAAAACACCCCCATGCATGCCCCAGAGGGATTCGCCCGGATCGACACGCGTAAATATGGCGATACCCATGTGACGCTCTTGCAAAGGGCTGACGGCAAATAG
- a CDS encoding imelysin family protein: MRLKATTAIALITFAAAPAFAQDKAEVLGTYADIAQAGYEDSLTTAQTLQAAVETLIATPSAEALQAAKTAWLAARVPYQQTEVFRFGNAIVDDWEGKVNAWPLDEGLIDYVDASYGGETDENQLAVLNVIANPSFTLGGEEVDAAEITPALLEGQLHEAGAVEANVATGYHAIEFLLWGQDLNGTEHGAGTRPWTDYATGEDCTGDNCDRRGQYLKAATDLLVSDLEWMSGQWAEGGDARAAVLADEDAGIDAILTGMGSLSYGEQAGERMKLGVMLNDPEEEHDCFSDNTHNSHYYDGLGVRNVYLGEYLRVDGRVVSGASLADLVASADASVDEDLRAKLNASMAELGQIKTAAEAGFSYDMMLERGNAEGEALIMGAVDALVDQTRAIERAVTVLGGDEIAFEGSDSLDAPEAVFQ, encoded by the coding sequence ATGCGCCTCAAAGCGACCACAGCCATTGCGCTGATCACATTTGCCGCCGCTCCGGCATTCGCGCAAGACAAGGCTGAGGTGCTGGGCACCTATGCCGACATCGCGCAGGCCGGATACGAAGACAGTCTGACCACCGCGCAGACGCTGCAAGCCGCTGTCGAGACGCTGATCGCTACCCCCTCTGCCGAGGCGCTTCAGGCTGCGAAAACCGCATGGCTGGCCGCCCGCGTGCCCTACCAGCAGACCGAAGTGTTCCGCTTTGGCAACGCCATCGTCGACGATTGGGAAGGCAAGGTAAACGCATGGCCGCTGGACGAAGGCCTGATCGACTATGTCGATGCCTCCTATGGCGGTGAGACGGATGAGAACCAACTGGCTGTTCTGAACGTCATCGCCAACCCGAGCTTCACGCTGGGCGGGGAAGAGGTGGACGCCGCCGAGATCACGCCTGCGCTCCTCGAAGGGCAGTTGCATGAGGCGGGCGCGGTTGAGGCCAATGTCGCCACCGGCTACCACGCCATCGAATTCCTGCTCTGGGGCCAAGACCTGAACGGGACTGAGCATGGCGCGGGCACCCGTCCTTGGACCGACTACGCGACCGGCGAAGACTGCACCGGCGACAACTGCGACCGCCGCGGGCAATACCTCAAAGCCGCGACTGATCTGCTGGTCAGCGATCTGGAATGGATGTCCGGCCAATGGGCCGAAGGCGGTGACGCACGCGCCGCCGTGCTGGCAGACGAAGACGCCGGGATCGACGCGATCTTGACCGGCATGGGCTCGCTCTCCTACGGTGAGCAGGCGGGTGAGCGGATGAAGCTGGGCGTCATGCTCAATGACCCCGAAGAAGAGCACGATTGCTTCTCGGACAACACGCACAACAGCCACTACTACGACGGTTTGGGCGTGCGGAACGTCTATCTGGGCGAATATCTGCGCGTCGATGGCCGCGTGGTTTCCGGCGCATCGCTGGCTGATCTTGTTGCCAGCGCCGATGCCAGCGTCGACGAAGACCTGCGCGCCAAACTGAACGCCTCCATGGCGGAACTTGGCCAGATCAAAACCGCCGCCGAAGCGGGTTTCAGCTATGACATGATGCTAGAGCGCGGCAATGCCGAGGGCGAAGCGCTGATCATGGGCGCGGTCGATGCGCTGGTGGATCAGACCCGCGCGATTGAACGGGCCGTGACCGTGCTTGGTGGCGATGAGATCGCCTTTGAAGGCTCCGACAGCCTCGACGCGCCAGAGGCCGTCTTCCAGTAA
- a CDS encoding (2Fe-2S)-binding protein has product MIVCQCQNITDRDINNAIDWMRASDARTVITAGKIYRALGKAADCGGCMPLFLSTMRGNGNFSVPVLKPTLRQAKPNKETGS; this is encoded by the coding sequence ATGATCGTTTGTCAGTGCCAGAATATCACCGATCGCGATATCAACAATGCAATCGACTGGATGCGCGCCTCTGACGCGCGCACAGTCATCACTGCGGGTAAAATTTACCGCGCCTTGGGCAAAGCAGCCGATTGTGGTGGCTGCATGCCTCTGTTCTTGTCTACCATGCGAGGAAATGGCAACTTTTCCGTGCCTGTGCTGAAACCCACTCTACGTCAGGCAAAACCAAACAAGGAGACAGGTTCATGA
- the bfr gene encoding bacterioferritin, producing MKGDVKVIEYLNAALRSELTAVSQYWLHYRLQEDWGYGRLADKSREESIEEMNHADKLIERIIFLEGHPNLQKLDSLRIGETVKECLESDLAAEHEARTLYIEARNHCDQVGDYVSKNLFEELIADEEGHIDFLETQLSLQAELGEAVYGQLQAKPSDDSK from the coding sequence ATGAAGGGCGACGTAAAGGTCATCGAATATCTAAACGCGGCACTGCGCAGCGAGCTGACAGCGGTAAGCCAATACTGGCTGCACTACCGTCTGCAAGAAGATTGGGGCTATGGTCGGCTTGCCGATAAGTCGCGCGAGGAAAGCATCGAAGAGATGAATCACGCCGACAAGCTGATCGAGCGGATCATCTTCCTCGAAGGGCATCCGAATCTGCAAAAGTTGGATTCACTGCGCATTGGCGAGACCGTCAAGGAATGCCTTGAGTCCGATCTGGCTGCCGAACATGAGGCGCGCACGCTTTATATCGAGGCACGCAACCACTGCGATCAGGTTGGGGATTATGTCTCTAAGAACCTGTTCGAGGAATTGATTGCCGACGAGGAAGGGCATATCGACTTCCTTGAAACGCAACTGTCGCTTCAGGCCGAACTGGGCGAGGCCGTCTATGGTCAACTTCAGGCCAAGCCGTCGGACGACAGCAAGTAA